The Deltaproteobacteria bacterium genome segment CCTTCGCCTTCGCGACCTACGTCCCCGTCGAGCGCCACGGCTGGAGCGCGGCGGAGGTGAGCACGATGTTCATCGGCGCCGGCTTGCTCGGGCTCCCGGGCTGGTCGGTCGGCGGCATGCTCGCCGACCGCCACGGACGGCGGCCGATCGGCGTCCTCTTCCTCCTCGGCCTCACGATCGCCGAGCTCGTCTTCTTCCTCGGTGGGCGCCGCGCGCTCTGGCCGGGCTTCGCGGCGATGGTTTTCTTCCAGGGGGGCAAGATGACCATCATCCGCGCCTGGGCCGCGGAGCTCTTCCCGACCAGCTTCCGCGGCGCCGCCGCGGGATGGCTCACCGCCGCGGGCGCCGTCGGCGGCATGGGCGGGCTCGCGATCGCGGGGGCGCTCGCCGCGAGCGTCGGCGGCATCCACGCCGCGCTCGCGATCGTCGCGAGCGCCGGCGTATTCGCGGCCGCCGCGGTCCTGGCATGGCTTCCCGAAACGCGCGGCATCGACCTCGGCCGACCCACGGCCGATCGGGTCGCCGAGTAGGCGCCATCTCCCGCGCCGTGCCGCAGGCGGCACAGCGCAACGCGGGTCCGGCGCCGGCGAGCACCTCGACGGTTTCGTGGCGTTCATGTCCGCGCATCCAACGCGTGCGGCGTCGGCATCGCAACCGATACCTGCTACAGATGCGCGATGGACGAGCCGCGCGGTGTCGAGGTGCCCTACACCGCCCTCTCCGAAGAAGCCCTCGGCGGGCTCATCGAAGAGTTCGTGACCCGCGCCGGCACCGACTACGGCGCCGTCGAGCGGACGCTCGCAGAGAAGGTCGCTGACGTCCGACGACAGCTCGCGCGCGGCGAGGCCGCCATCGTGTACGACCCCGAGACCGAGACGGCGAACGTCGTCGTCGACCCGCGCCGCGCCGGTGCCGCCAAGACGAGCCCCTGACCCGCGCTTCATGCGCGGCCGGTCGGAGAGCGCGAACGCGGCCTGGCGCAAGATCACAACCCCGAACACGGGCCCGAGCCGGCTCAGCCGGCGGCGAGCGTCCGCCGGCCGGCCTCGGTCAGCGTGAACGTGCCGTCGGCGAAGGCGACGAGCCCG includes the following:
- a CDS encoding YheU family protein yields the protein MDEPRGVEVPYTALSEEALGGLIEEFVTRAGTDYGAVERTLAEKVADVRRQLARGEAAIVYDPETETANVVVDPRRAGAAKTSP